The following proteins are co-located in the Malus sylvestris chromosome 13, drMalSylv7.2, whole genome shotgun sequence genome:
- the LOC126595857 gene encoding GDSL esterase/lipase At4g16230-like, which produces MWDPYGIDFGNPTGRFTNGRTVFDILQQELGFKNFTPPYLAPTTVGDMLLQGVNYASSASGISNSTGSIFGDQINFETQVSYHWRTAVAIMSRIGIPAAQKLLRRAIYGIAIGSNDIMFRETSPKPMSDKAFLDLLISRLKLGLRTLYNLNARKFIVGNAGPGGCIPWEKDLHFLPGGTCARVVNKMARMYNNKLKRLLVELNKDLKGANFVYADIYQILTDLTENYVSYGAYIPHIIF; this is translated from the exons ATGTGGGATCCCTATGGAATTGATTTTGGGAATCCAACAGGACGATTTACAAACGGGAGAACAGTTTTCGACATTCTTC AACAGGAGTTGGGTTTTAAAAATTTTACTCCTCCTTACTTGGCACCAACTACGGTTGGAGACATGCTTCTCCAGGGTGTCAATTATGCTTCCAGTGCGTCCGGAATTTCCAACTCCACTGGTTCAATCTTT GGGGATCAAATCAATTTTGAGACGCAAGTCAGTTACCATTGGAGGACTGCTGTAGCTATCATGTCGAGGATTGGTATTCCTGCAGCTCAGAAATTGTTGAGAAGAGCAATTTATGGCATCGCAATTGGCTCTAACGACATAATGTTTAGGGAGACATCTCCCAAGCCTATGTCAGACAAAGCTTTTCTGGATTTATTGATTTCAAGACTCAAATTAGGACTCAGG ACACTCTACAACTTGAATGCAAGAAAGTTTATCGTCGGTAATGCTGGACCAGGTGGGTGCATCCCATGGGAGAAAGATTTACATTTCCTTCCAGGGGGGACTTGTGCTCGTGTAGTAAATAAGATGGCCCGGATGTACAACAACAAGTTGAAGCGCTTGCTCGTTGAGCTTAACAAGGATCTCAAAGGGGCAAACTTTGTTTATGCAGATATTTACCAGATATTAACAGATCTCACCGAAAATTATGTATCATACGGTGCGTATATTCCTCACATTATATTTTGA
- the LOC126595862 gene encoding uncharacterized protein LOC126595862, which yields MSGPSDRRFDLNLVEEAAPPSPDNIWRPSFVSPTGPLTVGDSVMKNDMTAAVVARNLLTPKDNRLLSKRSDELAVKDSLALSVQCAGSVSNMAQRLFARTRQVESLAAEVMSLKQEIRGLKHENKQLHRLAHDYATNMKRKLDQMKETDGQVLLDHQRFVGLFQRHLLPSSSGAVPRNEAPNDQPLMPPPSRVLSSTEAPNDPPSMPSLSGALPTAETSPKQPL from the coding sequence atgtctggcccctccgaccgtcgttttgacttgaaccttgttgaagaggcagccccgccttctccagacaacatatggcgcccatccttcgtctcccctactggtcctcttaccgttggggattccgtgatgaagaatgatatgaccgctgcggtggtggccaggaaccttctcactcccaaagataacagactactttccaaacggtctgatgagttagctgttaaggattcactggctctcagtgttcagtgtgcaggttctgtgtctaatatggcccaacgcctatttgctcgaacccgccaagttgaatcattggcggccgaagtgatgagtctcaaacaggagattagagggctcaagcatgagaataaacagttgcaccggctcgcacatgactatgctacaaacatgaagaggaagcttgaccagatgaaggaaactgatggtcaggttttacttgatcatcagagatttgtgggtttgttccaaaggcatttattgccttcgtcttctggggctgtaccgcgtaatgaagctccaaatgatcaacctcttatgcctcctccttctagggttctgtccagtactgaggctccgaatgatcccccttcgatgccttctctttctggggctctaccgactgctgagacttctcctaagcaacctttgtga
- the LOC126595867 gene encoding GDSL esterase/lipase At4g16230-like has product MMTNDNVGENFFFFGPCGKSWGDLRNYLAAIAAFVVMRRKQPQKKKIGGSSRKKKRGFVNANSACCHVAGRFGGLIPCGPPSEVCRERSKYIFWDPYHPSDAANIIIARRLLYGNSNDISPINVLQLIQS; this is encoded by the exons ATGATGACAAATGATAATGTTGGagaaaacttttttttctttggcccATGTGGGAAGTCATGGGGTGACTTAAGGAATTATTTAGCAGCAATTGCTGCTTTTGTTGTTATGAGAAGAAAACAGCcgcagaagaagaaaataggaGGGAGCagcagaaagaagaagagag GTTTTGTGAATGCAAATTCTGCATGCTGCCATGTGGCGGGGCGCTTCGGGGGTCTTATTCCGTGCGGCCCTCCGTCCGAAGTTTGCAGGGAGAGATCTAAGTACATATTCTGGGATCCCTACCATCCTTCTGATGCTGCTAATATAATCATAGCAAGGCGTCTCTTGTATGGGAACTCCAATGACATTTCGCCCATCAATGTTCTCCAACTTATTCAGTCTTAA